From a region of the Opitutia bacterium genome:
- a CDS encoding amidase produces MKRLVLVFLASVALLRADFRWAEKSIAELQTEMDAGRVTAEQLTQDYLARIAEIDRAGPKLNSVLELNPSALAIARERDAERRAGTVRGPLHGIPFLVKDNLDTADRMQTTAGSLALVGQKVPRDAHVVAQLRAAGAVLLGKANMTEWANFRGNNSSSGWSGRGGQTRNPYALDRNPSGSSSGSAAAVSANLCAFAIGTETNGSIVSPASACGVVGFKPTVGLVSRDGIIPIAASQDTAGPITRSVADAALVLAAIAGADARDVATREIPAGALGELAASSLPAHALRGARIGVVRGPFGIPVRLDAALDRLVEQLRAAGAEVTDNVKIATLGKFGGATYDVLSYEFKDGLNRYLAEPGRVTPMKNLADVIAFNEVHAAEEMAFFGQQDLIVAEKRGPLTEKTYLDALATCRRLARTEGLDATFAGGNFDALVMLTRGPAALTDHVLGEGSAGGSSTMAAVAGYPSVTVPATDVFGLPIGASFVGRAWDDAKLLALAADFEALTRARRVPEFWPTAKVP; encoded by the coding sequence ATGAAACGTCTCGTGCTGGTGTTCCTCGCATCGGTCGCGCTGCTGCGGGCTGACTTTCGCTGGGCCGAAAAATCCATCGCCGAACTCCAGACCGAGATGGACGCGGGCCGCGTGACCGCTGAGCAGCTCACGCAGGACTACCTCGCGCGCATCGCCGAGATCGATCGCGCCGGACCGAAGCTCAACTCCGTGCTCGAGTTGAATCCCTCCGCACTCGCCATTGCGCGCGAACGCGACGCCGAGCGCCGCGCCGGCACGGTGCGCGGGCCGCTGCACGGCATTCCGTTCCTTGTGAAGGACAACCTCGACACCGCGGACCGCATGCAGACGACCGCCGGTTCGCTGGCGCTCGTCGGACAGAAGGTCCCGCGCGACGCCCATGTCGTGGCGCAGCTGCGTGCCGCCGGCGCGGTCTTGCTCGGCAAGGCGAACATGACCGAGTGGGCGAATTTCCGCGGCAACAATTCGAGCAGCGGCTGGAGCGGCCGCGGCGGACAGACGCGCAATCCCTACGCGCTCGACCGCAATCCGTCCGGCTCGAGTTCCGGTTCCGCGGCGGCGGTGTCGGCGAACCTGTGCGCGTTCGCCATCGGCACGGAGACGAACGGCTCGATCGTCTCGCCGGCGTCGGCGTGCGGCGTGGTCGGGTTCAAGCCCACCGTGGGACTCGTGAGCCGCGACGGCATCATTCCCATCGCGGCCTCGCAGGACACGGCCGGTCCGATCACCCGCAGCGTGGCGGACGCGGCGCTCGTGCTCGCGGCGATCGCCGGTGCCGATGCGCGCGATGTTGCGACACGTGAAATCCCGGCGGGCGCGCTCGGCGAACTTGCCGCGTCCTCCTTGCCCGCGCACGCCTTGCGCGGCGCCCGCATCGGCGTGGTGCGCGGGCCGTTCGGCATCCCGGTCCGACTCGATGCGGCGCTCGATCGCCTCGTCGAGCAGCTGCGCGCTGCCGGCGCCGAGGTGACCGACAACGTGAAGATCGCCACGCTCGGCAAGTTCGGCGGCGCGACCTACGACGTGCTTTCCTACGAGTTCAAGGATGGCCTGAATCGCTATCTCGCGGAGCCGGGCCGCGTCACGCCGATGAAGAATCTCGCCGACGTGATCGCTTTCAACGAGGTGCACGCGGCGGAGGAGATGGCCTTCTTCGGCCAGCAGGACCTCATCGTGGCGGAAAAACGCGGACCGCTCACGGAGAAGACCTACCTCGACGCGCTCGCGACCTGCCGGCGACTCGCGCGCACGGAAGGACTCGATGCGACTTTTGCGGGAGGGAACTTCGACGCGCTCGTGATGCTCACGCGCGGTCCGGCGGCGCTGACGGATCACGTGCTGGGCGAAGGCAGCGCCGGCGGCAGCTCGACGATGGCGGCCGTGGCCGGTTATCCGAGCGTGACCGTGCCGGCGACGGACGTGTTCGGTTTGCCGATCGGCGCTTCGTTCGTCGGACGCGCGTGGGACGACGCGAAACTGCTCGCTCTTGCCGCCGATTTCGAGGCACTGACGCGCGCGCGGCGTGTGCCGGAGTTTTGGCCGACAGCCAAAGTCCCGTGA
- a CDS encoding glycoside hydrolase family 16 protein — protein MLRLATLLAALTVAPVLRAEAARPVWSDEFAQPAGAAPDAAKWTHELGSHGFGNKELQTYTTDRANSFIADDPAATDGKALVLRAQREPDGRFTSARLHTSGKFTARYGRIEARLKLPRGQGIWPAFWMLGRDAGPVEWPNCGEIDIMENLGREPSILYATIHGPGYAGTQGIQGKTTLPDGAVFADAYHVFSIDWSPGRITWQLDGKTYFTATPASLPEKARWVFDDGPYYLLLNLAVGGYWPGYPDDTTKFPQEFRIDYVRVFALPPP, from the coding sequence CGACGAATTCGCGCAACCCGCCGGCGCCGCGCCCGACGCCGCGAAATGGACCCACGAGCTCGGCAGCCACGGCTTCGGCAACAAGGAGCTCCAAACCTACACGACCGATCGCGCCAACTCCTTCATCGCCGACGACCCCGCCGCCACCGACGGCAAGGCGCTCGTCCTCCGCGCCCAACGCGAACCCGACGGCCGCTTCACCTCCGCGCGCCTGCACACTTCCGGCAAGTTCACCGCGCGCTACGGCCGCATCGAGGCGCGCCTGAAACTCCCGCGCGGGCAGGGGATCTGGCCGGCGTTCTGGATGCTCGGCCGCGACGCCGGCCCGGTCGAGTGGCCGAATTGCGGCGAGATCGACATCATGGAGAATCTCGGCCGCGAGCCGTCCATTCTCTACGCCACCATTCACGGCCCCGGTTACGCCGGCACCCAAGGCATCCAGGGCAAGACCACGCTACCCGACGGCGCCGTGTTCGCCGACGCTTATCACGTTTTCTCGATCGACTGGTCGCCCGGCCGCATCACGTGGCAGCTTGACGGCAAAACCTATTTCACCGCCACGCCCGCCAGCCTGCCCGAGAAGGCGCGCTGGGTGTTCGATGACGGCCCGTATTACCTCCTGCTGAACCTCGCCGTCGGCGGTTACTGGCCGGGCTATCCGGACGATACCACGAAATTCCCGCAGGAATTCCGCATCGACTACGTGCGGGTCTTCGCTCTCCCTCCGCCCTGA
- a CDS encoding phosphatidylserine decarboxylase, translated as MPSPSEEPIRYFHRAKRVVETETVYGEKWLRWTYGGSVGRLSLELLVKRAWLSRYYGWRMSMADSTRRILPFIIEYGLDVDEFAKSPFVFKSFNEFFYRGLKEGARPIAAAADDRVAVLPADGRHLAFQNVDGAAGFYAKGQRFDLASFLGEAHLPEEKRVLSREFAGGSLLISRLCPVDYHRFHFPVSGTPADARLINGWLYSVSPIALRRNLAYLWENKRMVTLVDSPAFGRVAVCEIGATMVGTIFQSYVPGRAVAKGAEKGLFRFGGSCVVTIFQPGRITFDRDLVEQSANQLEVYARMGERLGVATR; from the coding sequence ATGCCGTCGCCGTCCGAGGAACCCATCCGCTATTTCCATCGCGCGAAGCGCGTCGTCGAGACCGAGACCGTCTACGGCGAAAAATGGCTGCGCTGGACCTATGGCGGCTCCGTCGGCCGGCTCTCGCTCGAGCTGCTCGTGAAGCGCGCGTGGCTCTCCCGCTATTACGGCTGGCGGATGTCGATGGCGGACAGCACGCGCCGCATCCTGCCCTTCATCATCGAATACGGGCTCGATGTGGACGAGTTCGCGAAGAGCCCGTTCGTCTTCAAGTCGTTCAACGAGTTCTTCTATCGCGGCCTCAAGGAGGGCGCGCGGCCGATCGCCGCCGCGGCCGACGATCGCGTGGCGGTCTTGCCGGCGGACGGGCGCCATCTCGCGTTCCAGAACGTCGACGGCGCGGCGGGTTTCTACGCGAAGGGCCAGCGGTTCGACCTCGCGTCATTTCTCGGCGAAGCGCATCTGCCGGAGGAGAAACGCGTGCTCTCGCGGGAGTTTGCCGGCGGCTCGCTGCTTATCTCGCGGCTCTGCCCGGTCGACTACCACCGCTTCCACTTCCCCGTGAGCGGCACGCCCGCCGACGCGCGCTTGATCAACGGCTGGCTCTACTCCGTCTCGCCGATCGCGCTGCGCCGCAATCTCGCCTACCTCTGGGAAAACAAGCGCATGGTCACGCTCGTCGACTCGCCGGCCTTCGGCCGCGTCGCCGTCTGCGAGATCGGCGCGACGATGGTCGGCACGATTTTCCAATCCTACGTGCCGGGTCGCGCCGTCGCGAAGGGCGCGGAGAAAGGCCTGTTCCGCTTCGGCGGCTCGTGCGTCGTGACGATTTTCCAGCCCGGCCGCATCACTTTCGACCGCGACCTCGTCGAGCAGAGCGCGAATCAGCTCGAGGTTTACGCGCGCATGGGCGAGCGGCTGGGCGTCGCGACACGCTGA
- a CDS encoding LacI family DNA-binding transcriptional regulator has translation MRFVSQQLIAKKLKISSGTVSRSLANDPAISGETRSRVLQVAEEMGYNFTRPRRKKTSTRPLTVGVLVGVRDTAPGTATFPFILKGIHDRAAQENVAIDVRFPNPDEFTIGTKRNEVFRQVRSGGWRGVILIYPFSDDAVAALARKTTAVAVLEDYVDLGVDSIDTDQTAGIERIVDELVRAGHRRIGFAAWHYPVGGHWTKRRFSAYLEGVYDHGLPLNPDWTINVRKDVPKISPPEMADRIAHLVRTEGVTAWVCAADHQAYPLIHDLHVRGLRVPEDCSISGYDGITPPVGMPQVASIRVPHEEVGSSALGRLLYRMPRPHALSAKLLLRSEFVVGKTIAPPPVSVAR, from the coding sequence ATGCGTTTTGTCAGCCAACAACTCATCGCCAAGAAGCTGAAGATTTCCTCCGGCACCGTCTCGCGCTCGCTCGCGAACGACCCGGCCATCAGCGGCGAAACCCGCTCGCGCGTCCTGCAGGTCGCCGAGGAGATGGGCTACAACTTCACGCGCCCGCGCCGGAAAAAAACCTCCACGCGCCCGCTCACCGTCGGCGTGCTCGTCGGCGTGCGCGACACCGCGCCGGGCACCGCGACGTTTCCGTTCATCCTCAAGGGCATTCACGACCGCGCCGCGCAGGAGAACGTCGCCATCGACGTCCGCTTTCCGAATCCCGACGAGTTCACGATCGGCACGAAACGCAACGAGGTCTTCCGCCAAGTCCGCAGCGGCGGCTGGCGCGGCGTCATCCTGATCTATCCATTCTCCGACGACGCCGTCGCCGCGCTCGCGCGCAAGACCACCGCCGTCGCCGTGCTCGAGGACTACGTCGACCTCGGCGTCGACTCGATCGACACCGACCAGACCGCCGGCATCGAGCGCATCGTCGACGAGCTCGTGCGCGCCGGCCATCGCCGCATCGGTTTCGCCGCGTGGCACTACCCGGTCGGCGGCCATTGGACGAAGCGTCGCTTCTCCGCCTACCTTGAGGGCGTCTATGATCACGGCCTGCCGCTGAATCCCGACTGGACCATCAACGTCCGCAAGGATGTCCCGAAGATTTCCCCGCCGGAAATGGCCGACCGGATCGCGCACCTCGTCCGCACAGAAGGCGTCACCGCGTGGGTCTGCGCCGCCGATCACCAAGCTTACCCGCTCATCCACGATCTGCACGTTCGCGGCCTGCGCGTCCCGGAGGATTGCTCGATCAGCGGCTACGACGGCATCACGCCACCGGTCGGCATGCCGCAAGTCGCGTCGATCCGTGTGCCGCACGAGGAAGTCGGCTCCTCCGCCCTCGGCCGGCTGCTCTATCGCATGCCGCGCCCGCACGCGTTGAGCGCGAAGCTCCTCCTGCGTTCGGAGTTCGTCGTCGGCAAAACCATCGCGCCGCCGCCGGTGTCGGTGGCGCGCTGA
- a CDS encoding transporter substrate-binding domain-containing protein, whose translation MQLPLCLVGVFCAIACLVPTARADSAAAAARPRVGVLTDNYPFSFEQPDGKVTGFVYELTAEIESVMALRFERALGTTRDIHHRFETGEIELLQSYARFPERERRMDFSVPYLKMTGALFVRARDSAIESLDDCRGRKVAVHRGSLGEAILRRAKLEASIYTVDSVEDGLKAVARGEADATLVARLSGSALAHHLGLTDLRAVDSDVPGYEIEYCFAVQKGDARLLAQVNEGLAILARTGRFDRLYRKWFGHIEPARYSAQDVTMVVAIGLTIALVFALWTVWHLRRLQARLSRQAEEFRAVFDGAHSGLLVLEPDAEQQLRIRQINPAARSLLVPDGGQAEGMRFGVLLGAEAALEREVRRASSQADVRRFHYEKSQGSGWWHVSVGPLGRSLLVAVEDVTEQVRAREQLAQQEKRLLETQKLEAIGRLAGGIAHDFNNVLTAVLGHAELSLMSLPAGRPEVESMRQIIHGGRRARQLVQQILAFSRRSGATRQPVPVLPLVAETIDFLRVLGRGGIELEHDVAAKLPAILADPTQAHQVLMNIGTNAVQAMQGVGGHVTFTAEAVEITASARPPVDSLEPGRYVRIGIQDDGPGMTPEVVSRIFEPFFSTKAPGHGTGLGLAVVHGIMQQHGGAVTVFSQPGRGTLFNVFFPVAPADDEAAVRPPAEIPRGKGEQILLVDDDVAVVSAVRQILVQLGYRVTAFERPSAALAEFEARPADFALVLTDLTMPGMTGLQLIARIRAWKPTQPVLIASGFFTNAEELEAGKLRVTRLLHKPLSFAQLGEAVATALSVAKN comes from the coding sequence GTGCAGCTACCCCTCTGCCTCGTCGGTGTGTTTTGCGCGATCGCTTGTCTCGTGCCCACGGCGCGCGCGGACAGCGCCGCTGCGGCGGCCCGGCCGCGAGTGGGTGTGCTCACGGACAATTACCCGTTCTCGTTCGAGCAACCGGATGGGAAGGTGACGGGCTTTGTCTACGAGCTTACCGCGGAGATCGAGTCCGTGATGGCGTTGCGGTTCGAGCGTGCGTTGGGAACCACACGTGACATCCACCACCGTTTCGAGACGGGCGAGATCGAGTTGCTGCAGTCCTACGCGCGTTTTCCCGAACGCGAGCGTCGGATGGATTTTTCGGTGCCCTATTTGAAGATGACGGGCGCGCTCTTCGTCCGCGCCCGGGATTCCGCCATCGAGTCGCTCGACGATTGCCGCGGCCGAAAGGTCGCGGTGCACCGCGGCAGCCTGGGCGAGGCGATTCTGCGCCGCGCGAAACTCGAGGCATCGATCTACACGGTCGATTCGGTGGAGGACGGGCTCAAGGCGGTCGCGCGCGGCGAGGCTGATGCCACGCTCGTTGCCCGCCTCAGCGGCTCGGCGCTGGCTCATCACCTCGGGCTGACGGACCTGCGGGCGGTCGACAGCGACGTGCCGGGCTACGAGATCGAATACTGTTTCGCCGTGCAGAAGGGCGACGCGCGGCTGTTGGCGCAGGTGAACGAAGGGCTCGCGATCCTCGCGCGCACCGGGCGGTTCGATCGGCTTTACCGGAAATGGTTCGGGCACATCGAGCCGGCGCGCTACTCGGCGCAGGACGTGACGATGGTGGTGGCGATCGGCCTCACCATCGCGTTGGTATTCGCGTTGTGGACCGTGTGGCACCTACGGCGTCTCCAGGCGCGACTCTCGCGTCAGGCGGAGGAATTCCGCGCGGTCTTCGACGGCGCGCACAGCGGCCTGCTCGTGCTGGAACCCGATGCGGAACAGCAGCTGCGCATCCGGCAGATCAACCCCGCGGCGCGCTCGCTGCTCGTGCCCGACGGTGGTCAGGCGGAAGGAATGCGCTTCGGCGTCCTGCTCGGCGCCGAGGCCGCGCTCGAACGCGAGGTGCGGCGGGCCTCTTCGCAAGCGGACGTGCGCCGCTTTCACTACGAAAAATCGCAGGGCTCCGGTTGGTGGCACGTGTCGGTGGGGCCGCTCGGCCGCTCGCTGCTGGTTGCGGTCGAGGACGTAACGGAGCAGGTGCGGGCGCGCGAGCAGCTGGCGCAACAGGAGAAGCGCCTGCTCGAAACGCAGAAGCTCGAGGCCATCGGCCGGCTCGCGGGCGGCATCGCACACGATTTCAACAACGTTCTCACCGCCGTGCTCGGCCACGCGGAACTGAGCCTGATGTCGCTCCCGGCGGGGCGTCCGGAAGTCGAATCGATGCGCCAGATCATCCATGGCGGCCGCCGCGCGCGCCAGCTCGTGCAGCAGATTCTGGCTTTCTCCCGCCGGTCGGGCGCGACGCGCCAGCCGGTGCCGGTGCTGCCGTTGGTCGCGGAGACGATCGACTTCCTCCGCGTGCTCGGGCGCGGGGGCATAGAGCTCGAGCACGATGTGGCGGCCAAACTCCCCGCCATCCTCGCGGATCCGACGCAGGCGCACCAGGTGTTGATGAACATCGGCACCAACGCCGTGCAGGCGATGCAAGGCGTGGGTGGGCATGTCACGTTCACCGCCGAGGCGGTCGAGATCACGGCATCCGCCCGACCGCCGGTCGACTCGCTCGAACCGGGGCGCTATGTCCGCATCGGCATCCAGGACGACGGCCCGGGGATGACGCCCGAAGTCGTGTCGCGCATCTTCGAGCCGTTCTTCTCGACCAAGGCGCCCGGCCACGGCACGGGCCTGGGCTTGGCCGTCGTGCATGGCATCATGCAGCAGCACGGCGGCGCGGTGACGGTCTTCAGCCAGCCGGGACGCGGCACGCTGTTCAACGTCTTCTTCCCCGTCGCTCCGGCCGACGACGAGGCCGCGGTTCGTCCGCCGGCGGAAATCCCGCGCGGCAAGGGCGAACAGATCCTGCTGGTCGACGACGACGTGGCGGTGGTCAGCGCCGTGCGTCAGATCCTCGTGCAACTCGGCTACCGCGTCACCGCTTTCGAGCGGCCGAGCGCCGCGCTCGCGGAGTTCGAGGCACGGCCGGCGGATTTCGCGCTCGTGCTCACGGACCTCACCATGCCCGGGATGACCGGCCTGCAACTGATCGCGCGCATCCGCGCGTGGAAACCGACGCAGCCCGTGCTGATCGCCAGCGGTTTTTTCACCAACGCGGAGGAACTCGAGGCGGGCAAGCTCCGCGTGACGCGCCTGCTGCACAAACCGCTCTCGTTTGCGCAGCTCGGTGAAGCCGTTGCGACCGCCCTCTCGGTTGCGAAGAACTAG
- a CDS encoding glycosyl hydrolase 53 family protein, whose product MKTLRCLAFLVLAVAASAAEPFYVGADLSSLPIYEARGAKFSKHGRVADALTLFRAEGLNGVRLRLFVHPKAEGIVDNSLDYTVALARRVKASGAAFMLDLHYSDTWADPQKQIKPAAWAKLPFDELVAQVGAYTRDVLARFEREGLRPEFIQIGNEITNGTLWPDGQVKFGAPAEEDAAAWSRLARLLRAGIDAVPRGPGQPKIILHIESGGDLAKSLWWFRHACEAGLDYDIIGLSYYPDWHGGLSNYRRTLAALAEEFQKPIQVVEAGYPWKTAKKWTEKANMDWPLTPAGQAQFLRDVVQAVREIPRGLGRGVWYWHPESVQLPGHYAWEGGTCALFDERGEMLPGAPALFGGGEPGR is encoded by the coding sequence ATGAAGACGCTCCGCTGCCTCGCGTTTCTCGTCCTTGCCGTCGCGGCGTCCGCCGCCGAGCCATTCTACGTCGGAGCCGATCTCTCGTCGCTGCCGATCTACGAGGCGCGGGGCGCGAAGTTTTCGAAGCACGGTCGCGTCGCCGATGCGCTGACGCTGTTTCGCGCCGAGGGCCTGAACGGCGTGCGCCTGCGCTTGTTCGTTCACCCGAAGGCCGAAGGCATCGTCGACAACTCCCTCGACTACACGGTCGCGCTCGCGCGCCGCGTGAAGGCGTCCGGTGCGGCGTTCATGCTCGACCTGCACTACTCCGACACGTGGGCCGATCCGCAGAAACAGATCAAACCCGCCGCGTGGGCGAAGCTGCCATTCGACGAGCTCGTCGCGCAAGTCGGCGCCTACACGCGCGACGTGCTCGCGCGTTTCGAGCGCGAAGGATTGCGGCCCGAATTCATCCAGATCGGCAACGAAATCACCAACGGCACGCTCTGGCCCGACGGTCAGGTGAAGTTTGGTGCGCCCGCCGAGGAGGATGCCGCCGCGTGGTCGCGTCTCGCGCGTCTCCTGCGCGCCGGCATCGACGCCGTGCCGCGCGGTCCGGGCCAGCCGAAGATCATCCTGCACATCGAGAGCGGCGGAGACTTGGCGAAATCTCTTTGGTGGTTTCGCCACGCGTGCGAGGCCGGGCTCGATTACGACATCATCGGCCTGAGCTACTATCCCGATTGGCACGGCGGACTCTCGAATTACCGCCGCACGCTCGCGGCGCTCGCGGAGGAATTTCAAAAGCCGATCCAAGTGGTCGAGGCCGGCTATCCGTGGAAGACGGCGAAGAAGTGGACGGAGAAGGCCAACATGGATTGGCCGCTCACTCCGGCGGGGCAGGCGCAGTTTCTTCGCGACGTCGTCCAAGCGGTGCGCGAAATCCCGCGCGGGCTCGGGCGCGGCGTGTGGTATTGGCATCCCGAGTCCGTCCAACTTCCCGGCCATTACGCGTGGGAGGGCGGCACGTGCGCGCTCTTCGACGAGCGTGGCGAGATGCTCCCCGGCGCTCCGGCGCTCTTCGGCGGGGGCGAGCCGGGCCGCTGA
- a CDS encoding DUF4260 domain-containing protein gives MDTSFARLWLRAEGLIALVLAAAFYRHFQFPWLWFGILFLVPDLSMIGYAAGPRAGARCYNVAHSYLLPGIVVALSMGLGNNLPFSRDLLGIALIWCAHIGFDRALGYGLKSADGFQLTHLGRIGRER, from the coding sequence ATGGACACCTCATTTGCCCGCCTGTGGCTGCGCGCGGAAGGGTTGATTGCCCTCGTGCTGGCGGCGGCGTTCTACCGCCATTTCCAGTTTCCGTGGCTCTGGTTCGGGATCCTCTTCCTCGTCCCTGATCTCTCGATGATCGGCTACGCCGCGGGCCCGCGGGCCGGCGCGCGCTGCTACAATGTCGCCCACTCCTACCTGCTGCCCGGCATCGTCGTCGCCCTGAGCATGGGCCTCGGAAACAACCTTCCGTTTTCGCGCGACCTGCTGGGCATCGCGCTGATTTGGTGCGCGCACATCGGCTTCGATCGCGCGCTCGGCTACGGGCTGAAATCGGCGGACGGATTCCAGCTCACTCATCTCGGGCGGATCGGCCGGGAGCGTTGA
- a CDS encoding iron-containing alcohol dehydrogenase, whose product MENFVYQNPTRILFGRGQIAGLATELPADARVLLLAGGGSIKENGVHAQVVKALGSRVVKEFWGVEANPDYDTLMRAVEIVKAEKLDWILPVGGGSVLDGAKFVAAAALYPHDPWTILTERAARVTAALPIGAVLTLPATGSESNGASVVSRRALKEKLAFISPHVFPRFSVLDPETTFSLPARQVANGIGDAFCHVIEQYLTFPAQAAVQDRFAEGILRTLVEIGPKTLANPTDYDTRANFVWAATTALNGWISVGVPQDWATHIIGHELTALHGIDHARTLAVVLPSLLQVERTAKRAKLLQYAERVWDLRDGSEDARIDAAIEKTRAFYESIGIKTRLADYHVPVAVAAEVSRRLAARGLSAFGDRGLITPAKVEQILRAAA is encoded by the coding sequence ATGGAAAATTTCGTTTACCAGAACCCCACTCGCATCCTCTTCGGCCGCGGCCAGATTGCCGGACTCGCCACCGAACTCCCCGCCGATGCCCGTGTGCTCCTGCTGGCCGGCGGCGGCAGCATCAAGGAAAACGGCGTCCATGCGCAGGTCGTGAAGGCGCTTGGCTCGCGCGTCGTGAAGGAGTTCTGGGGCGTCGAGGCGAACCCCGACTACGACACCCTCATGCGTGCCGTGGAAATCGTGAAGGCGGAGAAACTCGACTGGATCCTGCCGGTCGGCGGCGGCTCGGTGCTCGACGGCGCGAAGTTCGTCGCGGCCGCCGCGCTCTATCCGCACGATCCGTGGACGATCCTCACTGAGCGCGCCGCGCGCGTCACCGCCGCGCTGCCGATCGGTGCCGTGCTCACGCTGCCCGCCACCGGCTCGGAGTCGAACGGCGCCTCCGTCGTCTCGCGCCGCGCGCTCAAGGAGAAGCTCGCGTTCATCTCGCCGCACGTTTTCCCGCGCTTCTCGGTGCTCGATCCGGAAACGACGTTCTCCCTCCCGGCGCGCCAAGTCGCCAACGGCATCGGCGACGCGTTCTGCCATGTCATCGAGCAATACCTCACCTTCCCCGCGCAGGCCGCGGTGCAAGACCGGTTCGCCGAGGGCATTCTCCGCACGCTCGTCGAGATCGGCCCGAAGACACTCGCCAACCCGACTGACTACGACACGCGCGCCAACTTCGTCTGGGCCGCCACGACCGCGCTGAATGGCTGGATTTCCGTCGGCGTGCCGCAGGACTGGGCGACGCACATCATCGGCCACGAACTCACCGCGCTGCACGGCATCGACCATGCGCGCACGCTCGCGGTCGTGCTGCCGTCGTTGCTCCAAGTCGAGCGCACCGCCAAGCGCGCCAAGCTCCTCCAATATGCCGAACGCGTCTGGGACTTGCGCGACGGCAGCGAGGACGCGCGCATCGACGCCGCGATCGAGAAGACGCGCGCCTTCTACGAATCGATCGGCATCAAGACGCGCCTCGCTGACTACCATGTGCCCGTCGCCGTCGCCGCGGAAGTTTCGCGCCGCCTCGCCGCGCGCGGCCTGTCGGCGTTCGGCGATCGCGGGCTGATCACGCCCGCCAAGGTCGAACAAATCCTCCGCGCCGCGGCCTAG
- a CDS encoding YchJ family protein — MSLCPCGSGLNFDACCGPIIAGAPAPTAEALMRSRYTAHVKHEIGHLERSLSADQRKTFDAAAAKKWSEQSEWLGLTISRTEQGGAEDKIGAVEFTAKFKMEGEEHEHFEIALFGREDGRWVYTGQVNGPGTTYRREQPKVGRNDPCPCGSGKKYKKCCGAAA; from the coding sequence ATGAGTCTCTGCCCTTGTGGTTCCGGTCTGAACTTCGATGCCTGCTGCGGTCCGATCATCGCCGGCGCCCCCGCGCCCACCGCCGAAGCGCTGATGCGCTCGCGCTACACCGCGCACGTCAAACACGAGATCGGTCACCTCGAGCGCTCGCTCAGCGCCGACCAGCGCAAGACCTTCGACGCCGCGGCAGCCAAGAAGTGGTCCGAGCAATCCGAGTGGCTCGGCCTCACCATCTCCCGCACCGAACAGGGCGGCGCGGAAGACAAGATCGGCGCGGTCGAGTTTACCGCGAAGTTCAAGATGGAGGGCGAGGAACACGAACATTTCGAGATCGCCCTCTTCGGTCGCGAGGACGGCCGCTGGGTCTACACCGGCCAGGTCAACGGCCCGGGCACGACTTACCGTCGCGAGCAGCCGAAGGTCGGCCGCAACGACCCGTGCCCCTGCGGCAGCGGCAAGAAATACAAGAAGTGCTGCGGCGCCGCGGCGTAA